Genomic DNA from Desulfonema ishimotonii:
TCGGGCTTTTCAAAAAAATCTTCCGGGTTTCTGAGCAGATGCCCGACCTTCCATTTGGGCACAACATAGATCCACGAAGAAAACGTCTGATTCAGGGCTTCGGCCTCGGCCTTCACCTGTTCGGGCGTTTTTTCGGGATTGGCCGCAGGTGCGGTTTCATCCTTCTGATCCCCGTCAGCAATCCTGGCATCGGCTTTCGGGGCGTCTGCCTTTTGATCATCCTTAACATCGGCTTTCTGATCGGGTGCTGCCGCCCCGTCATTTTTGGCAGGTTCCGTTTCTTCCGCAGCCGGTTCGGGCCGGTCCGCATAGCCCACCCGGACGCCGAAATAGTGGTAATTGGGCTTTTCCTTCAGGGCATTGCCCGGACAGACCGCGTAAATCATCCCGTTGTAGAGGTGAAATTCGTAATATGGCGAGATATCCAGCGCGGCCTTTTCCGGCGGAACCTCTCCCGGCTTGGACACATCCTCCAGCTTCAGCCCCAGGAGCGCCCCGAACATGTTGGTCACCTTGGAGAGGATAACCTTTTTGCCCGCCGGCGGATCGACGAACGCCGGCATCTTTCCCTTTTCCGGGCGTCTGACCGTGTAGATGGGCGTTTTGGTTTTGGCGTCAAAGCAGATGATCTTTTCCACGTCACCCGCCTGAATATCGAGGAAATCCTTTTTCAGCCACATCTCCGGCTTCTGGTCAATATACCGGAAGTCCTTATCGACCAGATATATGGTCTGTTCGCTGACGGGCTTCACATAGTGGCCGCCCGAACCTGCCGCCGCCTCCCTGGCCTTCCCGATGATGATGTCGCCCAGGGCCTTTTCGCCCTTGTCCCTCAGGGTGATGCGCGTCCCCAGGCTCTCTTTGGGGGCATCTTTCTGGGCGGGGTCCGCCAGGTTCAGGCGGGCAACGGTCTCATCGGTGGCCTCAAAGGAGCGCCCGGCTTTCATCTCTTTCAGATTGTCCACCAGATCCGCGATCTTTTCAAAATTCGCAGGATACCCGGAACGGCTCTGCACGTCCCAGACCGATTCGCCTTTTTTAAGCACCACCTCGCCCTCCGGGCCGCTGATGGTCAGACCGGCCAGTGCATCGACCGGCAGATCCGAAAGCAGTTTTCCGTTTGCGGCCGGTTCCGGGGCTGAGGATTTATGGGCAGGCTGCCCGATGATGAAATAGGATACAACGGCGAGAACGCCGCATACTGCTGCAAGAATGATAAAGGTTTTCGATTTCATTTGCTGTGCCTCTTGTCTGATGATCCCCGTAATCGAATCATTTTGCTGTCAGAAATCCGGTGGGCACGGAAAAACGTGTGCCCACCGCAGATATAACGATCTGAGAAGCTGGTTTAAAATATTTTCGGAGTGCAAAAGTTAAGCCCCGAAGGGGCGATCTTTTGCAGAATTTGCGAAAAACCGGCCTTCGGCCTTAATTTTCGCACTCCGTTTCTGAATGAATACGCAGTCCCTATCTGCGGTGCCGGTAAACCGCATAGGCAATGCCTGCGATCGTCACCAGAAAGACCATCAGGAGGATATTGATGAACTTGAGGACGTTACCCAGGGACTCGATATCTGCCCGCAGATTCCGGCGCACCAGCTTCAGCTCCTTGTTGATCCGCTGTTTCTTTTCCTGAAACTGACGGATTTCCGCCTCCTGCTGGGCGCTGAGGAGAAATTTCTGGGAACTGTCCTTCTGCTGCTCCAACTGCTGAAGCTTCTGATTGGTCTCCTCGGCCTCGCGGGTCAGCTCCTGCTCCCGCACCAGCCAGCGGGCCTGGGCCTTCTTCTCAAGGGCCTGCACCCGTGTGAAGGGGCGCTCGAACTTGCCCCGCGACCGGATGCTGATCAGGGCCTCACTGCCGGTCAGCATTTCGCTGCTGTTGAGCAGAAAGTTGAGGTTGTCGTTGAACATTCTGGAGATATTAAATCCCAGAAAATTCTGGCGGCTGACATAGTAATTGTCGAACAGAAAGTCAGCATCCCCCATCACAATGATGGTGGCCACCTCTTTGCCCCCGGCCAGATGTTCGGCCTTTTCTTCGGCCTTCTTCCCCGGTTCAGGCTTCTCCGGGGACTCCGGGCGGCCTTGGGGAAAGGCGGTTTCAAATTTGCCCCGCAGCTTCACGGCGATGTCGTACTGTTCTCCGGTGGCTTTGAAATCGCGCCGGAACTGTTCCGCGCCACCGAAACGCACCCGGAAGGCATCGGTCAGGGACGAGTTGGCGCTTGATTTCATCAGCGATTCGTATTCATATGCACTGCCTTCGGCCTTTCGGATCACCCCGGCCACGGGCAGAAGCATCGACTCCAGCTGCGAGGTGACAATGTCGTCGGTGTTGAACGCATCGGGCACGACCGACAGCCACAGGGGATTTTCTTCGATCTGGTTGTTCTGTGTTCTCAGCTTGGTGGCATGGTCAAAGTCGAGCAGCGCCTTGTCCGTTTTCATCTCAACGCCCCAGGCCGCAAAGAGCTTCTCCAGGGAGGATGACGCCTTGTCCTGGCCCTGTGACGGGTCAGACACGGAGAACGGGTCGGCAAAGACCATCAGCCGCCCCCCCCGGACCACATACTGGTCAATGGCATACTGAAGCGCATCGCTCAGGTGTTTGGGGTGGATCAGCATCAGCAGATCCGTATCCGGGTCGATGGCGCTGTCCGAAGCGGCGATCTCTCTGACCTCATAGCTTTTTTTAAGTTCGGTGATGAAAAGCCAGGGCTGTGCCCCCCCCTGCTGCCGCATCCCCATGGCCGGCATCCCGAACACCGGCAGGGAGGAGATCACGCCGATTTTCTGGTTCCGGACATGCTGAACCCTGGAGATGATGCGGGTGATGTCATATTCCAGTTGCTGTTCACGGGTCGGATCGAACATGGGAATCGCCTCTTCCTGATCGGCCGCCATGGCCACAAGCCCGAAGTAGACCTTGTCGCCCGTGGGAAGGTTGGCGCCCTCGATCCCGTATTTGATGGCCCAGTCCTCTTCCTCGGAATCGGGTTTCGGGTTATGAATCTCAACCGTGATGCGGCCCTTGCCGTAGTTTTCGTATTCGTCGAGAAAATCCAGCACACGTTTGGCGTAATTTTTGATGTGAACCGGAATCTCCGCAGCATCCTGGCTGTAGAAGACCTTGATCACCACATCCTGCTTCAGATCCGAGAGGATCTGCCGGGTGCCGTCGGAGAGGGAGTAGAGGTTTTCCCCGGTGGCGTCCCACCGGAGATTCACCCTGGAAAAAATCAGATTGATCAGTATCAGAATCACCAGGACAATGAGCAGGCCGCCCCCCGAAAAGAGGGATTTCCCGCTCAGTTTACCAGCGTTTTCCTTGTCAGACATTTTTTTATTGCCTCCAGTTATCAATATTTTGAACAGAACTGCCGGACCATCTCCCCGCTATCCTTTTCGGTTCTGAATGATGATGGCGTTGGCAAACAACATGAAAGAGATAACGGAAACGTAATAGATCACGTCCCGGAGGTCGATGACACCGCGCTGCATGGACATGTAGTGAGACAGAAAGCTCAGGTTGGAGACGATGTCGATCAGCCATCGCGGCGCCCATCCGGACAACACACCCGTTACCGGCGGATAACCGGCCAGAATAAAGAAGAGGCAGATCACCACTGCCAGAATAAAGCTGATGACCTGGCTCCGGGTCAGGGAGGAGGTCATGCTGCCCACGCTCAGAAACGCCCCGGCCATGAGAAAGCTCCCGATGTAGCCGCAGAAGATGGCGCCGGGGTCCGGGTTACCGAGATACATCACCGTCAGGACCATGGGAAAAGTCAGCAGCAGGCTGATGCCGATAAAGGCCCAGGCTGCCAGAAATTTCCCGATAATCGCCTCGCCCACGGTGATGGGAAAGGTCAGGATCAGCTCAAGCGTCCCCATGCGGCGCTCCTCGGCCCAGAGGCGCATGGCCACTGCCGGGATCAGGAACATGTAGATCCAGGGGTGCCACTCGAAAAACGCCCTGAGATCGGCCTGTCCGGCTTCGTAAAACTGGCTGACATAAAAGGTGAAAAAACCCAGCAGCAGCAGAAAGATGGCAATAAACACATAGGCAACAGACGATCCGAAATAGCCGGAAATCTCCCGCTTAAAGATCGCCCGGACCTGGCTTATCATCATTTGTGTATTCATTATAGCTCACCTGATTCATCTGTTATCATCACTTCTCTGAAGACATTCGGCCCGGTTTCCGGCCACCCTGACCGGATGCCCTGCCGACGCCTGCTGTTGAAGCATTTGCCCTGAACGGGCAGAAAATTTTCCGGGGAAGGGGTGTCGCATCAGGGAGATGTCGTGACGGAGCGGAACACTTCGTCCAGCCTGCCCTGCTCGACAAACAGCGATCTGACCTCGTAGCGGCTGGCGGTCAGCGCCGACATGACGCTTTCGGCAATCAGGATATCCGGTTTTCGGGGGTAAATTCGGACTTTCAGAGCGTCGCTCCCGTCTTCAAGGACTTTGGCGTCGCCGACCCCTTCGGCCCCCCGCACACAGTTCAGCAGTTTTTCCGGGTCGGTTCGGGCCAGGGTGAGGGAGACGGCCCCGTGAAGTGCGGAGCGGGTTCTGAGATTTTCCGGGGTGTCATCGGCGACAATGCGCCCGTTTGCGATAATAATGGCCCGTGTGCAGACCGCGTCCACCTCGTCGAGGATATGGGTGGAAAGGATGATGGCCTTTTCAGCGCTCATCCTGCGGATCATCAGTCGGACCTCGTGTTTCTGGTTCGGGTCAAGCCCGTCCGTGGGCTCGTCCAGAATCAGGTATTCGGGATCATGGAGAATGCTCTGGGCAAAACAGACGCGCTGCCGGTAGCCCTTGGAGAGCGTGCCGATGCTCTGGCGCTCCACCCCGGACAGGAAGCACTTCTCAATGGTCTCTTCCACCTTTTTCTTTCGGGCGGCTCCGGTAAATCCCCGCACCTCTGCGCAGAATTCCAGATATCCGGAAACGGTCATGTCCGGGTAAACCGGCGCATTTTCAGGCAGATAGCCGATTTTCTGCCGTGCGGCGATGGGGGCCGTGAGAATATCGTTTCCCCCGATGACCGCTGTGCCGCCCGAAGGCGGGATAAAGCCGGTGATCATCCGCATACTCGTCGATTTACCTGCACCGTTCGGCCCCAGAAAACCGAGGATTTCCCCCTTTTTTACGGTAAAGGAGATCCGGTCCACAGCCTTTTTGGCACCGAAAAATTTTGTAAGCTCTCTGACTTCAATCATCGGTGATCAAATAACCTCCCTGATTCAGTTCAGCGCCCTGCAAGTTGCACTATGGGCGGCATTGGGTTTCCAGCCTGATTAAGGGCGGACAATGTAAACATAATCCTGAAATCGGATAAAAATCTACATAAAAATGATTCTGTTTTCAACCTTGTCAAGCCTGTATACCAGAAAGATAATACACAGACCGTTAAAACCGCCCGTTTTCCATATTTCCGACAGCGCGGGGCAACGGGGCGACGCTCTTTTTATCTCTGGCGGAGACGCAAAGGCGCAAAAAGCAGGCCTCAGAAACTCTGCGTCTCCGCGCCTCTGCGAGAAAAATGCGAATTCAGTCGGAAAATAAGAGATGGCGGATCAGGGCCATACCCCGAAACAGGGGCGGCATACTGCGTCCATTTTGAAAATTGTGGTTTCTCTGAAACCGCGCCATGCCTGCGAAAGCAGGCATCCCGTCAGAATGACTATGGATTCCCGCTTTCGCGAAAATGACGGGCGGAATAAAAACTCCGGTTTTCAAAGTGGACGCAGTATATGACAGAAAAAAATATTTTTTTGTAACCGCTTCGGAATTCCGTCCGACGTTAACTGGCAGTACGGAAAAATCTCAAAGCATCCGCGATCAAACCACTGTAACTGAATAAGGAGATAAAATGAACAGCCTGAAACACAAGCGTTGGGTATACCTCTTTTCTCTGATGTTTGCATGGATTTTCTGTGTGACCACACTTTCCACCGCATCGGCCATGTCGCACGGAAAAATGCGGAAGAAAAACCCGGAGCAGATTGTTTCTGAAATGAAAACGCGCCTCAGCCTGACAGATGATCAGGCGGAAAAAATTCTTCCTGTCATTGAATCCCAGACTGAAAAGGGTCAGGCGCTTTTTGAGAAAGCCCGATCCCAGGGACGTGAGGGACGGAAGGCCATGCGCTCGGAAATGCAGGCGCTGGCCCGGGATACCGAAGAACAGCTTTCAGCCATTCTGACAGATGATCAGATGACGGAGTACAAGAAGATGAGAGAGGAACAGCGGCAGAAAATGCGCCAGCGGATGAAGAAGAACAGGGAATAGCAGAAAGCGCTTTCGCTGGCACATGCCCCCTGTTCTGACATTGCCCTTTTCCAGCGACGTGGCCCAAAGGCGGTACCTCCGAAAAAAAATCCCGCCTTGCCTCCCACCCTGCACCCCCTTTGCAAAATGGCAGAGGGCGCTTTTGGGCCACTGCCCCCTTAAACCCGCCTGCTGATTTTTCCATTGAACGCGCCGGGAAATCGGTGCTACTGTACCAACTTGGAAATTCGCCCCCCCGGATTCTCAGACCGGAGGTCCGAACTCCCGGATATTGTGCCGGAGGCGTTCAGACTTAAAGTCTGAACGCTGTTTCAGGACAGGGGGCCGTATTGCCGGGTTGACGCGCGACTGCTTTATGCCGCCTGATTCTGTAATATGTTTACCGGATAAAATTCCTGAAGTGATTATTGATAAAGTTTTTGAAAATCGGAGTGCATGAGTTCTGCTCATGCGCGTGTCAGAAAAGGCATGAGCAGAACTCATGCACTCCGGTGAATCTGTCAAAACTTTTCAAATAATCACTGAAAACCGGGAGTTCAGACTTAAAGTCTGAATTTCGGAAGCCACAAATTCAATTGGCATAACGTACCACACTGTATATTTCTGATTTCAACAATACGCCTTTGCGCTGCCCGGCCTGAAACCCGCAGTTTCCCGAACATTGTCATATCCGTGAAGATGGTGAAGGCCCCGTTCCCGCATACCGGACGATATGTTCAGGCCCCTGTGACGCCACACGGCACGTCCGAGGGCCAAACCGGAGGCCCTGAAGCAGAGGGGAATTTATGAAAGAGACACTTTCAAACGAAGAATTATCGAAAAAAATTCAGATACTTGAAAAAGAGATGGTCCGGCTGAAAGAGGCCGAACATACCCTCCGCCTGACGGAACGGTTTGCAAAATCCGTCCTGAACTCGCTCTCGGCCCACATCGCCATCCTGGATCAGAACGGTGTCATCCTGGAGACCAACCAGGCCTGGAAAGCGTTTGCCATGTCCAACAAGGTGGAGAACCGGCCCGACATGATCGGGGTCAACTATCTGGAACTCTGCGAATTCGCTTCGGGAAGCTCTGCCGAAGGTGCGGTTAACGTGGCGTCCGGGATCCGACGGGTGATCCGCGGCGAAACTGAGGAATTTGTGGTGGATTACCCCTGCCATTCCCCGGCAGAAAAGCGGTGGTTCTACATGCGGGCCCGGCGGCTGGCCGGGCCGGGAATGCTCAAGGTCGTGGTGAGCCATGAAAATATCACCGCGCTCAAACTGGCGGAAGAGGAGCTGAGAGAGCGAGAGGCCGAATTGCAGCGGAAAACCCGGAATCTTGATGAGGCCAACACGGCCCTGAAAGTACTGCTGAAACACCGGGAGGAAGATCGCAGGGAGCTTGAGGAGAAGGTGCTGACCAACGTCCGCGAGCTGGTCACGCCTTATGTTGAGAAACTCAGGGAAACGCCCATGAATTCGCGGCAGCGGGAATTCCTGAACATTCTCGGAACCCATATTGAGGAAATTGTCTCGCCCTTCCTGCACCGGATGTATTCACAGTACAGAAATCTCACGCCCCAGGAGATCAAAATCGCCAGTCTGATCAAAAACGGCAAGATGACCAAGGAGATCGCCGGAATTCTGGGCGTATCGACCAGCGCCATTGACTTTCACCGGAAAAATATCCGCAGAAAATTCGGCCTGAACAACAAAAGGGTGAACCTCCGCTCCCATCTGCTCTCTTTAAAATAATGGCAGGTTTTTACTATGAATAGCCCCCCATTATTTTCCCATTGATTTTTTCTCCGAATTTGCAATCTTATATATAGTAACTGACCGTTTTTTATAAACCGTTATCAGAAGGAGGAAACATTATGCTGTGCAGCATTGCAAAACTCGGCGATGAAAAAGTGGAGAGCATCAGAAAACTGGAAGAAGGGCTGGGCAAGAGCCTTCTGGCCTTTTCCTGCCATGATCTTCAACCGGTTCAGCTTTCAGATGATGAACTGGCCAAAATTCAGAAGCTGGAAGGTGAGCTGGGCCTGAGCCTGGTTGCCGTCTCCGCCTAAAGTAAGACCCGCCAGCAAATGACACTTGTTTTTCCGTAAATCCCGCATTATTATTTCCTGAAACAGAGTACGCAAAACCTGAATATACGTCACCTGTATTCAGGTTTTGATTTTTTACACTGCGTCTGCCCCGGAAACCGATTTTTTTCATGCTGGCGAAACTACTGTTCCGTCAGGGGTTGAAAGACGGGTTTTTCGCGGTGTGATTCTCACGTAAACAGGCATTCATCACCCGTCAGTTTAATTTTGACATCGTACTGCGAATTTTTGCGAAAAATTCTCACACCGACCACTGACCCGGAACGAAGATCCCATTCATATTGCCCATCGGCAGGGATGGCAGTCGGTGTGAGAAACTGCGGTTTTCGGGACGGACGCGCTATTTCCAAGGAGAAAAATATGATGGCTGACCCCAAACCCGCCCGCATCTCTGCGAAGGATATTGAGGCGATCCGGGATCTGGAAAGGAAAATCGGCAATGATGTCTGTCTGGTTGCCGTGGAGAAGAGAGGGGTGTTATATGCCCTGGAAGCCAAAACCGCCCCCAATGTGTGGGCGCGGGTAGACCGGGTGTACCCTGAAATTGAAGGGCTGACCGCCTATTATGCGCGCCAGGAAGATGCGCACCTTGCAAAGGCGGGCCTGAAATCACTGCTCAACAGCAGCAAGGCGTACAAGACCATCAAAAAGCCGGTCCGCATTCGTAAAATCGCCGTCTGAACCGGGGATCCGAATTCCCGGCAGAGACGGCGTTCAGAAAAAACCGGGGTCAGTCCACGGTAATATCGACGTTCAGTTCGTTACCGATCTGATCCAGCCCCCTGTCCAGGCTGTCGGGCGAAATCGTATCGGGCACCAGGGCTTCAATTTTCATGGTATAGATGGCCGCCCCGGTCTGTGGCGAAGAGGTCGTTTTAGAGGTCAGGTTTTCGATGTTGATGCTTTTTTCCGCAAGGTATTTGCTGATCTTATAGACGATACCGGCCTGATCCAGGCCTTCGACGCGGATTGTCTGCGCCGAGAAACCGGTGCGCGCCACCGGCCTTTCCGCAGCCACAGGGCGGATAAAGGCGGACAGGCCCTTCTCCCGTTCAAGTCGCCGGCATTCCCTGGTCAGGATTTCCTCCGTATCCCCCTCCTGCCCCGACAGCAGAAGGATGAGGGTGAATTCATCGGCCAGCCGGGTCATGGCGGAGTCTTCGAGTCGGCACCCGTTTTCGTAGATCATTTCGGTCACGTCTGCGGCAATACCGGGCCGGTCCTTCCCAAAGGCAGTCATAATAAATTTTTCTGACATGTATTCCTCCCTGTTGGAACAGTGAAAACAGCATCTCTTGTTTTTTTTGAATGAATTCGTTCAGACTAAAATGATATATTTGTATATCAATTTAAATCAGCAGATTAGGGATGCAGCAAAAACAAATGTATCACAATGATAATTCACTTATCCCTGTAAAAGGTCAGCCAAAGGGGCCTGCCTCCGCGGTAGGTGGAAAATTATTTCTTGCCGCGTCCCTTATATTTTTCAATGGCCGTAAGGGCTGTCTGTCCCATTGCCGGGATAATTTTTTTTTAATGACTATGTCCGGGTTCTGATACAATTGATGGCAACGGCCCGGTGCTTTCCCTGATCGTTTTCCTGGATCTGAAATTCAAATATGATGTTTCGGCTCGGCAGGCTGTTGCTGTCGATGTCGTGGGGCAACTCCGAATCGTGGAAAAAGATGGTTGAATACGGGGAATCCGGGTCGCGGGCATCCGTTTTCCACAAATCGCTGTCAAATGAATTAAGGTAGCGCAGGAAACCGTAATCCTTATCGTGGGCGTAACAGATGCCCCGTGCAAAAGAGCCAACCCCGCCCCATGTCTTGGCCATATCCGCACGGGTGATCGGCAGCAGGTTGGGGATGAGATAGCCCGATATGTAGAGATCGGCCTCCTGCCGCAGATCCCCGGACACGTTGTCAAAGGCGACCACCTCAACCCGGCAGCCCCGGTTTTGCAGGGCCCGGACCACCTGGACAAAATCCCCGTCTCCGGTTGCCAGCAGCACCCGGTCGAGATTTTCCGACTGAAGCAGGGCGTCAATGGCAAGCTCCAGATCCACATTGGCCTTGCCGAACTGTGATCCCCGGTCGTCCGTGTACCATTTCACCGTCTTCTGAATCACCTTGTACCCCATGTCGCGGAGTACGGAGTGGAAACGGTGCTGCCCGTCTCTGTACTCGTAATCGTGCCGTGCCCGCTCGTTGTCATAGCTGACATAGGCGTTGAGCCGTATCGGCTCGGCACCGCCCCGGCATGCAAATGAGCGCAAAACCTCATACCGCATTCCGAAGCCGCCGTTCATGGCAAGATTCGCCACATCCACATAAACTCCGATTTTTAACCTGGAAGATGTCGTCATAATCAATTATATCCTTTTCTCAGTCAGATTATAATGTCTGCATTTTTGCAGACGACATCCCTTTTATATCAGATTGTCCGGCAGAGCGCAAAGCGGAGGATTTCACCGCCGCCCGTGGCGGCGGCGGGTTATACTGCCTGCCGTCATCAGGTGAGCCGTTGGCATTCCGACCGGAGGGAGAAATCCCAAGAAGCTGTTTTAAAAATATTTTCGGAGTGCAAAAGTTAAGCCCCGAAGGGGCGATCTTTTGCAAAATTTGCGAAAAACCGGCCTCCGGCCTTAATTTTCGAACTCCGCTTCTGATGCGTTGGCATTTTAAAAACAGCTTCTAAGATTCCTCACATCCGTTCGGAATGACAGAAACGCGGGTAGTGGCGATGCTAAGTATATTTGAAAATCGTCCCGGACATTCCCCGGTGTGACAGGAACGCCGCACAAAGGGACCGTCGGATGCCTCCGTAAATCCGGGCGTCGGGCGAACTATTTTTCTTGCAATCGGATCAGACATATCCTATATATTTTTTTAATCACACCTTAATTTATCATTATTTTCAGAGCGTTTCTTTCGATAAGGGCAAACCAGCCGTGAGGCTGGGACGCAAAGCCATCGGTCCGCATACCGGATAGCGAGGTTGCCGAATGAGAAAAAGGTTTGAAACACAACGTCCTCAGGCTATCTTTCACCAAACCAGTCTGTCTGAGACGCTTTTCTGTTCTCAGAATTTCCCTTTTCCCATCCGATCAGAATCCCACAAAACAGCGCCACGCCTTTTGCTGTGACGCATCGCCACGTTCCTGTGTTAATTCAGATAATAATTTGATTTATCAATATATTTCAGTGAAACAACATTTTATTTTTCAAAGGGGAGAGTGCATTGTGAAAAAATTTCAAAGTTTACTGAAGTACAGGCTGTGGGCGTTGCTGATCGGGATGCTGATGCTTTGTTCCGGCAATGCGGCGGCAGAAATGGGAAACGTGGATGGCGTCGATGATGTTGATCTGAAAGACGCTGTGTTATCCCTTCAGATTTCAGCCGGGTTTGAAATCTCCCAGGATGTTGATTTGCAGGCCGATGTGAACGGGGATGATAAGATCGGGTTGGAAGAGGCGATTTACGCTTTGCAAGTTGCTGCTAATATTAAGAAAATATCAAGGACATTCTATAAAGATGCGGATGGGGACGGATATTCTGATGGTACAAGCCAGATTACGTTTGAAAAGCCTGCCGGATTTTATTTGGCATCAGATCTGATTTCAACATCGGGTGATAACGATGATGAAAATGCTGAAATTTTTGGTGTAAAAAACAGCTATTTTTCTCCACCTGTAAGCGTGCCAACCGGAACGAGTGTCGAAGTAACAAATAAAACTTTTACTTCAGATGGAGAAATATCATTATTTTCGATTATTAATCCGATTCGTTCAATCAGTTTGGATATAGATGTGACATTGGAAAATGACGCGAGTTTGGTCCGGGTTGTATTGGTTGACAATGCAGGCGGAGAACATCTGGTTTATGAAACAAATGCATTATTATCAAATTCGCGCGAATTTTCAGTTTCCAGTGTTTGCGATGAAACCTGTTTACTGCAATCTGTTTCTCCTGAATCTTTGAAAGTAGAAGTGGCAGATGCGATAGCTACAATCAGAAGATTTGTTGTTATTGACTATGGAACCAGCATTCATGGCATAGACGAAAATAATGTTCCAACAGCTCAGACGAATATCAGATTAGCACAACAATCTGAAAAAATAAAAATTTTAAATGATCAGATCGCTGCCCAGGGATTGCAATGGACTGCCGGAGTTACTTCTGTTTCTCATCTGTCTTATGCCGAAAAGAAGTGTTTGTTTTCTTTGGCAGATAAGTTACCAAATTTGCAGGGATTTGAATACTATCTCGGTGGCATTTTTGAAATTCGATCTGCTACGATACCGTCCTCTTCAAATACCCCTCCCTCATCTTCATTACCTGACAAATGGGATTGGAGAAACTGGCATGGGGCTGATGACCCCTCTTCGCCTTATTACGATGGTGATTCTAAAGGAGGCGGATGGCTCACTTCCGTAAAAGCTCAGGGATCGTGCGGCTCCTGTTGGGCATTTGCTGCTACCGGAGCACTCGAAGCATTGGTAAATCTCTATTACAATCAGCATATTGATTTGGATTTAGCCGAACAGGAACTTGTCTCTTGTACCGGAGATGGCGGATGCAATGGTGAGCTTCCTCGCTATGCTTTGGATGATTTTACGCAACGTGGAATTGTAAATGAAGAGTGTTTTCCTTATGCTGCGGTTGATTCGTATGGGTGCAAGTATAAAGAATGCGGCTACCAGCCTCAGCCCTGCACCAACAAGTGTGCCAACCCTGACGAACTTATAAAAATCAGCGGCAGAATTAGTTTTAATTCACCGAAAACAGAAGAAAAATTAAAACAACTGATAATTGATAATGGCCCTTTGAGTGGTGGTATTTATAGCTGGGGACATGCAATGGTTTTGGTCGGCTATGAAAAAGGAGTTGACGGTCGGGTTAGTTGGATATTCAAAAGCAGTTGGAATTCCAACTGGGGAGAAAATGGATATACTAAGGTTAGCATCGACATTGAAGACATTGAATGGACACACGCACTTCTGACCCCGGTTACAAGCTCTGTTTCACGTCAAATTGCTTGTTACGACAAAGATGGTGACGGTTATTATAACTGGGGAATATCTTCAAGCAAACCTTCT
This window encodes:
- a CDS encoding LabA-like NYN domain-containing protein; this translates as MTTSSRLKIGVYVDVANLAMNGGFGMRYEVLRSFACRGGAEPIRLNAYVSYDNERARHDYEYRDGQHRFHSVLRDMGYKVIQKTVKWYTDDRGSQFGKANVDLELAIDALLQSENLDRVLLATGDGDFVQVVRALQNRGCRVEVVAFDNVSGDLRQEADLYISGYLIPNLLPITRADMAKTWGGVGSFARGICYAHDKDYGFLRYLNSFDSDLWKTDARDPDSPYSTIFFHDSELPHDIDSNSLPSRNIIFEFQIQENDQGKHRAVAINCIRTRT